The Hahella sp. HNIBRBA332 genome window below encodes:
- a CDS encoding OapA family protein: MLGSALILSPSEQAAAGRITLNLPLDGQPASQANSSNPLADLPEDSASTEVKPLVPTTVEQASEAPAPAVAEPEIVWNEFEVKNGDSLSSLFKRAGASSAELAQMVDDIPGKEWTQIFPGEKLDFAFNSENKLSALRIHRSRLENWLINANAENKFELEKVVLKPDVQTAYAEGVIKSALFIDAKNAGLPDSLIMDLANIFGWDVDFVLDIRSGDSFKLVYEELFLDGKKISNGNILAAEFTNQGETFTAVRYEDQEGKTGYFTPDGKSLKKAFLRTPIDFARISSHFNLQRKHPVLHKFRAHKGTDYAAGRGTPIKASGDGKVIFAGRKGGYGNVVILQHGQSITTLYAHMKGFARGIKNGKRINQGQVIGYVGSSGLATGPHLHYEFRVNGVHKNPVTVKFPHAQPVASNEMSRFKEQAQTALAQLQAYSDSYQVAKRDNLSSDNADL; the protein is encoded by the coding sequence ATGCTCGGATCAGCGCTCATTCTTAGCCCATCCGAGCAAGCGGCGGCAGGCCGTATTACCTTAAACCTTCCTTTAGATGGCCAGCCAGCCAGCCAAGCTAACTCCAGCAACCCTCTCGCGGACTTACCTGAAGACAGCGCATCAACAGAGGTTAAACCTCTGGTCCCCACAACAGTTGAGCAAGCCTCAGAGGCGCCCGCTCCTGCTGTAGCCGAGCCCGAAATAGTCTGGAACGAATTTGAAGTTAAAAATGGGGATAGCCTATCCTCTCTGTTTAAAAGAGCCGGGGCTTCAAGCGCTGAGCTGGCGCAGATGGTAGACGATATTCCTGGTAAAGAGTGGACTCAGATTTTTCCTGGAGAAAAGCTGGACTTTGCTTTTAACTCGGAGAACAAGCTTAGCGCATTGCGCATTCATCGCAGTCGGTTAGAGAATTGGCTGATCAACGCCAACGCCGAGAATAAATTCGAACTTGAAAAAGTCGTACTCAAGCCCGATGTTCAGACCGCGTACGCTGAAGGCGTTATTAAGTCGGCACTGTTCATTGACGCAAAAAACGCCGGCCTGCCGGATAGTCTGATCATGGATTTGGCGAACATTTTCGGCTGGGATGTGGACTTCGTGCTGGATATTCGCAGTGGAGACTCGTTCAAGCTGGTTTATGAAGAGCTATTCCTTGATGGCAAAAAGATCTCCAATGGCAACATCCTTGCCGCCGAGTTTACAAACCAAGGTGAGACATTCACCGCTGTGCGCTATGAAGATCAGGAAGGTAAAACCGGCTACTTCACCCCAGATGGAAAGAGCCTGAAAAAAGCCTTCTTACGCACACCTATAGATTTCGCTCGTATATCCTCCCACTTCAACTTGCAACGCAAGCATCCTGTACTCCACAAGTTCCGCGCGCATAAAGGAACAGATTACGCAGCCGGGCGCGGCACCCCCATCAAGGCAAGTGGAGACGGCAAGGTTATTTTCGCGGGCCGCAAGGGAGGCTACGGTAATGTAGTCATTCTGCAGCATGGCCAATCCATAACTACGCTCTACGCCCACATGAAGGGTTTCGCTCGCGGCATCAAAAACGGCAAGCGCATCAACCAAGGGCAAGTAATCGGCTATGTGGGCAGTTCAGGTCTCGCGACAGGACCTCATCTGCACTATGAGTTCCGCGTCAACGGTGTACACAAAAACCCAGTAACCGTGAAGTTCCCTCACGCACAGCCCGTCGCCAGTAATGAAATGTCTCGCTTCAAAGAGCAGGCGCAAACGGCCCTGGCCCAACTACAGGCCTACTCTGACAGTTATCAGGTCGCAAAACGGGACAATCTAAGCTCTGACAACGCCGATTTATGA
- the tyrS gene encoding tyrosine--tRNA ligase: protein MPSVEESLALIKRGAEEIIQEEGLVEKLKRGEPLRIKAGFDPTAPDLHLGHTVLINKLRQFQDLGHQVIFLIGDFTGMIGDPTGKSVTRPPLTKEDVARNAQTYKEQVFKILDPEKTEVRFNSEWMDKLSAADMIRLAGQYTVARMLERDDFHKRYHNEQSISIHEFLYPLVQGYDSVALRADVELGGTDQKFNLLMGRMLQKHYDQEPQVIMTMPILEGLDGVQKMSKSLGNYIGVNDLPGEMFSKLLSIPDELMWRYFELLSFRDMAEIEDFKGQVKAGENPQNIKRLLAEEIVARFHGGEAAQSAHKSAGNQVKLGEIPENVPAIYIEESDGQTEFSISYILRKADLVKNGAAAKDVLGRGAVYVDGAQVDASFMVQRGSEHVIQAGKKKIAQVFVK, encoded by the coding sequence ATGCCATCTGTAGAAGAGTCTTTAGCGCTGATAAAGCGCGGTGCGGAAGAAATTATCCAAGAAGAAGGGTTGGTCGAGAAGTTAAAAAGGGGAGAGCCGCTTAGAATAAAAGCGGGCTTCGATCCGACTGCGCCTGATTTGCATTTGGGGCATACGGTTCTTATTAATAAGCTGCGCCAGTTTCAGGATCTGGGGCATCAGGTCATTTTCCTGATCGGCGATTTTACGGGGATGATCGGAGATCCTACTGGCAAGAGCGTCACCCGTCCTCCGCTAACGAAAGAAGATGTGGCTCGAAACGCTCAGACATATAAAGAGCAGGTGTTCAAAATTCTGGACCCGGAAAAGACTGAAGTTCGCTTCAATAGTGAATGGATGGATAAGCTCTCAGCGGCGGATATGATTCGTCTGGCTGGTCAATATACTGTGGCTCGTATGCTTGAGCGAGACGACTTCCACAAGCGTTACCACAATGAGCAGTCGATTTCGATTCATGAATTTCTTTACCCATTAGTGCAGGGCTATGACTCTGTTGCTTTGCGTGCAGACGTTGAGCTGGGTGGGACTGATCAAAAGTTTAATCTTTTGATGGGGCGTATGTTGCAGAAACATTACGACCAGGAACCTCAAGTGATCATGACAATGCCGATCCTTGAAGGTCTGGATGGCGTGCAGAAAATGTCGAAGTCTTTAGGCAACTATATAGGCGTTAATGACTTGCCTGGGGAGATGTTCAGCAAGTTGCTGTCTATCCCCGACGAATTAATGTGGCGATATTTCGAACTCTTAAGCTTTCGGGATATGGCGGAAATTGAAGATTTTAAAGGGCAGGTCAAAGCCGGAGAAAATCCTCAAAACATTAAACGACTGCTTGCTGAAGAAATTGTTGCCCGTTTTCATGGCGGTGAGGCTGCGCAAAGTGCGCATAAATCAGCGGGCAACCAGGTTAAGTTGGGAGAGATTCCAGAGAACGTTCCGGCTATTTATATAGAAGAAAGCGATGGTCAAACGGAGTTTTCTATATCTTATATTCTTCGCAAGGCCGATTTGGTGAAAAATGGCGCTGCGGCGAAAGATGTTCTGGGCCGGGGTGCGGTATACGTGGACGGTGCGCAGGTAGATGCGAGCTTCATGGTGCAAAGAGGAAGCGAGCACGTAATCCAGGCGGGTAAGAAGAAGATCGCGCAGGTTTTTGTGAAATAA